In the genome of Solibacillus silvestris, one region contains:
- a CDS encoding fructose-2,6-bisphosphatase — protein sequence MSTLVYLTRHGETVWNTKKLMQGWKDSSLTDKGIKQAKQLAQRLSEVPFDAIYSSTSDRAVKTAEIIKGKRPVQVIQTDTLRELSFGNWEGKTFDENERESPKEWSAFWETPHIFSSNTVECFSKVQERMVKTINYIVKQHPNETVCVVSHSIALKLLLDFFENNTLENLWSSLPIPPTSLTLLKIDSVTNEIIFKCDTTHYNA from the coding sequence ATGAGTACACTCGTATATTTAACAAGACACGGAGAAACCGTGTGGAATACAAAAAAACTCATGCAAGGCTGGAAGGACTCATCTTTAACAGATAAGGGGATAAAACAGGCAAAACAATTAGCTCAAAGACTGTCTGAAGTACCATTTGACGCTATTTATTCAAGTACGAGTGATAGGGCTGTGAAAACTGCTGAAATAATTAAAGGGAAAAGACCTGTGCAAGTAATTCAAACTGATACTTTAAGAGAACTTTCTTTTGGAAATTGGGAAGGAAAAACATTTGATGAAAACGAAAGGGAAAGCCCGAAAGAATGGAGTGCTTTTTGGGAAACTCCTCATATTTTTTCAAGCAATACTGTAGAATGCTTTAGTAAAGTGCAAGAAAGAATGGTTAAAACAATAAACTACATAGTTAAACAACATCCTAACGAAACTGTTTGTGTAGTTTCTCATTCTATTGCCCTTAAATTACTGTTAGACTTCTTTGAAAACAATACGCTTGAAAATTTATGGTCTTCTTTACCTATTCCTCCAACAAGTTTAACTTTGCTTAAAATAGACAGTGTAACAAATGAGATTATATTTAAATGTGATACTACTCACTATAATGCATAA
- a CDS encoding cell wall assembly protein encodes MWKNYLSSIIKDSQFKVPATEKEIISIKKELNTELPKKLTELYKETNGVDSEYYSYIWSTDQMVRENLSVWGIEEYENYKKPDNLLFFVDAGNGELFGYLIVDGKVQNEDIYGWNHEDGSQKIIASSLEEFIKRWYSGGISI; translated from the coding sequence ATGTGGAAGAATTATTTGAGCAGTATTATAAAAGACAGTCAGTTTAAAGTACCTGCAACAGAAAAAGAGATAATTTCGATAAAAAAAGAATTAAACACTGAATTACCAAAGAAATTGACTGAATTATACAAGGAGACAAATGGAGTAGATAGCGAATACTACTCTTATATTTGGTCAACGGATCAAATGGTAAGGGAAAATTTATCTGTTTGGGGTATTGAAGAATATGAAAACTATAAGAAGCCAGATAACTTATTATTCTTTGTTGATGCAGGTAATGGCGAATTATTTGGTTATTTAATAGTGGATGGGAAAGTTCAAAATGAGGACATTTATGGTTGGAATCATGAAGATGGTAGTCAGAAAATTATTGCATCTTCATTAGAAGAGTTTATTAAAAGATGGTATAGTGGAGGAATTTCTATCTAA
- a CDS encoding oxidoreductase, which translates to MRLEGKVAIITGSASGIGRGMALALAKEGAHIVIVDINEEMGQKTLAEINQHNEGMLLIADISKKENVEQIVSDVVNKFGKLDILINNAHASKQALFVETTQELFDLSFGTGFYPTFHFMQAAYPELKKTRGKVINFASGAGLNGQPTQTSYAAAKEAIRAISRVASNEWGPEGINVNIIAPIALTAGVEQWSKSSPELYEAMINNIPLRRMGDPEGDIGRVAVFLSSSDSDYITGQTIMVDGGSTKLR; encoded by the coding sequence ATGAGATTAGAAGGAAAAGTAGCAATTATCACAGGGAGTGCTTCAGGTATTGGAAGAGGTATGGCTCTGGCCTTAGCAAAAGAAGGGGCTCATATTGTAATAGTAGATATCAACGAAGAAATGGGTCAAAAAACATTAGCCGAAATTAATCAGCATAATGAAGGGATGCTGCTTATTGCAGATATTTCAAAAAAAGAAAATGTAGAACAAATTGTAAGTGATGTAGTTAATAAATTTGGAAAGTTAGATATTTTAATCAACAATGCACACGCTTCCAAGCAAGCACTATTTGTAGAAACTACACAAGAGCTTTTTGATTTATCGTTTGGAACTGGGTTTTACCCGACTTTCCATTTCATGCAAGCAGCTTATCCTGAACTAAAGAAAACAAGAGGAAAAGTAATAAACTTTGCTTCTGGTGCAGGACTTAACGGTCAACCAACACAAACTTCCTATGCAGCAGCGAAAGAAGCAATCAGAGCAATATCACGAGTTGCATCCAATGAGTGGGGCCCTGAAGGAATTAATGTCAATATCATCGCCCCGATTGCACTAACAGCGGGGGTCGAACAGTGGAGCAAAAGTTCCCCTGAATTATACGAAGCCATGATAAATAATATTCCACTTAGAAGAATGGGCGATCCAGAAGGGGATATTGGAAGAGTAGCGGTTTTCTTATCAAGTAGCGACTCTGATTATATTACTGGACAAACTATCATGGTTGATGGTGGTTCGACGAAATTACGTTAA
- a CDS encoding transcriptional regulator, whose translation MKIIDVDMKVKLIHGFSNKTRIQILESIKVKEKTVSQIVEEINGNQSNISQHLACLKGCGIIVGRNEGKYIYYSLRNQQIRELLSMFDAVLEDVENDISCCDRQID comes from the coding sequence TTGAAAATTATAGATGTTGACATGAAAGTTAAATTAATTCATGGATTTTCCAACAAGACGAGGATTCAAATTCTTGAAAGTATAAAGGTTAAAGAAAAAACAGTTTCACAAATTGTAGAAGAAATTAATGGAAATCAGTCAAATATCTCACAACACCTCGCTTGTTTAAAAGGCTGTGGAATTATTGTGGGCCGAAACGAAGGAAAATACATTTACTACAGCTTACGAAATCAACAGATAAGAGAGTTATTAAGCATGTTTGATGCTGTTCTTGAAGATGTTGAAAATGATATCTCATGTTGTGATCGTCAGATAGATTAG
- a CDS encoding cupin, with protein MKFYKISKDSGKKIFHFNSNFIMSRVIQTDKTTNIGCMHLEEGGVIGYHQAVVPQLLLVIAGEGYVRNDKDEYFKVQSGDAVFWEKDEWHETKSDKGLTAIVIESVELNPSLFMPLKK; from the coding sequence ATGAAGTTTTATAAAATTAGTAAAGATAGTGGTAAGAAGATTTTTCATTTTAATTCAAATTTTATAATGTCTCGAGTTATTCAAACAGATAAAACAACCAATATTGGATGTATGCACTTAGAGGAAGGTGGCGTTATAGGATATCATCAAGCAGTAGTCCCCCAACTTTTATTAGTAATAGCAGGAGAAGGGTATGTACGTAACGATAAAGATGAGTATTTTAAGGTTCAATCTGGAGATGCGGTGTTTTGGGAAAAAGATGAATGGCATGAAACTAAATCAGATAAAGGCTTAACTGCTATTGTAATTGAAAGTGTTGAGCTAAATCCTTCCTTATTTATGCCCTTAAAGAAATAA
- a CDS encoding cAMP-binding protein, translated as MGKKVSKANHGKTGVELISEAFGMSKNDSEALLAQASEVQTTDIPFGKEDVYARDSTTTTLNNLHEDNTSAILDRNGPR; from the coding sequence ATGGGGAAGAAAGTTTCGAAGGCGAATCATGGAAAGACAGGAGTCGAACTAATAAGTGAAGCATTTGGCATGTCCAAAAACGATAGCGAAGCATTATTAGCACAGGCATCGGAAGTTCAAACTACGGATATTCCTTTTGGGAAAGAAGATGTATATGCAAGGGATAGTACTACAACTACTTTGAACAACTTACATGAAGATAATACATCCGCCATTTTAGATCGAAATGGGCCGAGGTAA
- a CDS encoding transcriptional regulator: protein MGTKIFNGRYIANCKDKEIVVFIIGMRINHLLKFWKWVPVFNAMGPMVKELYQNSQWGFLHTEFLFSWRKVILVQYWVGFEELVNYAHGKNHSYAWKTYNNKIKDNGSVGVFHETYQIEKGASEAIYVNMPKTGLSKATEHIPVSKDTNTAQKRMNG from the coding sequence ATGGGAACTAAAATTTTTAACGGCAGGTATATAGCTAATTGCAAGGATAAAGAAATTGTTGTATTTATTATTGGTATGCGTATTAATCATCTATTAAAATTTTGGAAGTGGGTACCAGTTTTTAATGCTATGGGACCTATGGTTAAAGAATTGTATCAAAACTCTCAATGGGGTTTCTTACATACCGAATTTTTATTTAGTTGGAGAAAAGTAATCTTAGTTCAATATTGGGTAGGATTCGAAGAATTAGTAAACTATGCTCACGGAAAAAATCATTCATATGCTTGGAAAACATACAATAATAAGATTAAAGATAATGGGAGTGTCGGTGTTTTTCACGAAACCTATCAAATAGAAAAAGGTGCTTCTGAAGCAATTTATGTTAATATGCCCAAAACAGGTTTATCTAAAGCTACTGAACACATACCAGTATCTAAAGATACTAATACTGCTCAAAAAAGAATGAATGGCTAA
- a CDS encoding alpha/beta hydrolase: protein MHRPGLGEIEIGSEVRNTGAVVKELFDLISVLEISEPIVLVGHSYGGLCVQHFAKSYPKMVAGMVLVDSSSVDLHELDELNLPIIDETDSDEVWLENCKSYSSMKQEQLRILLNPTLSEKQKSYPKEVRQRLLDFQIRPSIYKAMYFEISNWKQDAEIIKSLGTTLNVPLIVLDVEFSIKLGVQGGLPGEELRILEEKWQELITRQGNLSSNSKIVFAKNSSHSIYMDRPDIIIHSISEIINKIKIKSCRIFLHS, encoded by the coding sequence GTGCATAGACCTGGACTTGGAGAAATTGAAATAGGGAGTGAAGTCCGTAATACTGGAGCAGTCGTTAAGGAATTATTTGATTTAATATCAGTTCTTGAAATTTCGGAACCAATTGTATTGGTTGGTCATTCCTATGGGGGATTATGCGTACAACATTTTGCTAAAAGTTATCCTAAAATGGTTGCAGGAATGGTTTTGGTGGATTCATCCTCTGTAGATCTACATGAATTAGACGAATTAAATTTACCTATAATAGATGAAACTGACTCTGATGAAGTTTGGTTAGAGAATTGTAAATCTTATTCATCGATGAAACAAGAGCAATTAAGGATACTATTAAACCCTACTCTTTCTGAAAAGCAAAAATCATATCCTAAAGAAGTTCGACAGAGATTATTAGACTTTCAAATAAGACCTTCTATATACAAAGCGATGTATTTTGAAATAAGCAATTGGAAACAAGATGCTGAGATTATTAAATCTTTAGGAACGACTCTCAATGTTCCGCTGATTGTTTTAGATGTAGAGTTTAGCATTAAGTTGGGAGTACAAGGCGGGCTGCCAGGGGAAGAATTAAGAATCTTAGAAGAAAAGTGGCAAGAACTCATTACTAGACAGGGAAACCTTTCTAGCAACAGCAAAATTGTATTCGCTAAAAATTCTAGCCATTCTATATATATGGATAGACCGGACATTATCATTCACTCTATTTCTGAAATAATAAATAAAATTAAAATTAAATCATGTAGAATTTTTCTACATTCTTAA
- a CDS encoding MFS transporter, translating into MSGKIHNAWWVLIGLCMILGIGKGTLNNSAGLFLPSISNELGIGMGDLSLYFSVSAIITMLYLPFGGKLIARYNIRLILIISIICEAGAYIAFSFMNSVWGWYLFAVPLAFGGIFITVIAGPVLISQWFKKRNGLALGILTATGGLFGSISQPIVGNLIANQGWRFAYLAIGITAIVIAVPVILLFIKKMNPNKGHYPYGITEGDKESQKAFDNIQNKGVSFVVAKKSSAFYTLMLFLFFLTSISSFTMHIPTYLVDSGFEQTFAAKAMGIYMLGVVFGALVIGILNDKLGSKKTTILSMICGLISVSLLLFANSSSAVIFIALILFAFVTSGIGTLVPSLALSLFGNKEYSQIYSTASLGLAIAAIVALPAYGYIFQFTGSYSGGLYAILVMLVINIVAVIFAYRGKTKLEKSGLWK; encoded by the coding sequence ATGAGCGGTAAAATTCATAACGCCTGGTGGGTACTGATTGGTCTTTGTATGATTCTAGGGATCGGTAAAGGGACATTAAACAATTCCGCTGGTCTTTTCTTACCATCCATCTCAAATGAACTTGGCATTGGTATGGGAGATTTATCTTTATATTTTAGTGTCTCTGCAATTATCACGATGTTGTATTTGCCTTTTGGCGGAAAATTGATAGCAAGATACAATATCCGGTTAATATTGATCATTTCGATAATTTGTGAAGCTGGCGCTTATATCGCTTTTAGTTTTATGAATTCTGTGTGGGGATGGTATCTATTTGCAGTCCCATTGGCATTTGGTGGTATATTCATCACAGTCATTGCAGGCCCTGTTTTAATTAGTCAGTGGTTTAAAAAAAGAAATGGCCTAGCTCTGGGTATTCTAACTGCAACAGGCGGATTGTTCGGTTCAATCTCCCAACCAATTGTTGGAAATCTAATCGCAAACCAGGGGTGGAGATTTGCCTATTTGGCTATCGGAATCACAGCCATTGTTATAGCTGTACCGGTTATACTTCTGTTTATAAAGAAAATGAACCCTAATAAAGGGCATTATCCTTATGGGATTACAGAAGGTGATAAGGAAAGTCAAAAAGCTTTTGATAACATTCAAAACAAAGGCGTGTCTTTTGTGGTTGCGAAAAAATCTTCTGCTTTTTATACATTGATGTTATTTTTATTTTTCCTGACTTCCATTTCAAGTTTTACCATGCACATTCCAACTTACTTAGTCGATAGCGGGTTTGAACAAACATTTGCTGCTAAAGCAATGGGTATTTATATGTTAGGTGTTGTTTTTGGTGCACTCGTTATTGGAATTTTAAATGACAAATTAGGATCGAAGAAAACAACAATACTGTCTATGATTTGCGGTTTAATTTCCGTTTCCTTGCTATTGTTCGCAAATTCTAGTTCCGCAGTCATCTTTATCGCACTGATCCTATTTGCGTTTGTAACAAGTGGCATTGGTACTCTTGTACCGTCCCTTGCACTTAGCTTATTTGGAAATAAAGAATATAGCCAAATTTATTCAACAGCTTCTTTGGGTTTAGCAATTGCTGCTATCGTCGCACTTCCAGCTTACGGTTATATCTTCCAATTTACAGGAAGTTATTCAGGTGGATTATATGCAATTTTAGTAATGCTTGTTATTAATATAGTTGCTGTAATTTTTGCCTATAGAGGCAAAACAAAATTAGAAAAATCAGGATTATGGAAATAA
- a CDS encoding alcohol dehydrogenase → MKALVFNTFGGPEVLEYVEIADPVIGPDEILVRMKAIGLNFADIYRRKGNYHLTGNAPFILGYEGAGVVEKTGANVQGISVGDPVAFADVQYANAEQVAAPMEKIIPLPENVSFEEAASVLLQGLTAHYLAKDSYAVNENDIILVHAAAGGVGQLLVQIAKVLGGRVIGLTSSTEKASVAKKAGANQVFLYSDDWKRKILEETNGKGVDVVYDSVGSTLEDSFAVTRIGGTVVFYGMAGGDPVPVDPRMLMDTSKTLTGGDLWNVLTSREERAVRSAELFRWIEEGKVTVSEPTVFALRDGREAHRFLESRKSTGKILLRP, encoded by the coding sequence TTGAAAGCACTTGTATTTAATACATTCGGAGGACCGGAAGTACTAGAATATGTTGAAATTGCGGATCCGGTTATCGGTCCTGATGAAATATTAGTAAGGATGAAAGCAATTGGCTTGAATTTTGCAGATATTTATAGAAGAAAAGGGAATTATCATCTTACTGGCAATGCCCCGTTTATTTTAGGTTATGAAGGGGCGGGAGTTGTTGAAAAGACTGGAGCTAATGTTCAAGGAATAAGTGTTGGCGACCCTGTTGCATTTGCCGATGTCCAATATGCTAACGCGGAACAAGTGGCAGCTCCAATGGAAAAGATAATTCCCCTTCCAGAGAACGTTTCATTTGAAGAGGCGGCTTCCGTTTTGCTGCAAGGCTTAACTGCCCACTATTTAGCAAAGGATAGTTATGCTGTTAACGAGAACGATATTATTCTAGTTCATGCGGCGGCAGGAGGCGTTGGACAGTTGCTTGTTCAAATTGCAAAGGTCCTTGGAGGAAGGGTCATTGGTTTAACTTCTTCAACGGAGAAGGCGTCCGTAGCTAAGAAGGCAGGAGCGAATCAGGTTTTCCTGTACTCGGATGATTGGAAGAGAAAAATTTTAGAGGAAACAAACGGAAAAGGTGTGGATGTAGTCTATGACTCAGTAGGATCAACACTTGAAGACAGTTTTGCAGTCACGCGCATTGGGGGAACAGTTGTATTTTATGGGATGGCAGGTGGTGACCCTGTTCCAGTTGACCCAAGAATGTTGATGGATACGTCAAAGACTTTGACTGGTGGGGATCTTTGGAATGTCCTTACTTCTCGTGAGGAACGGGCAGTCCGATCAGCCGAGTTGTTCCGTTGGATAGAAGAGGGGAAAGTGACGGTATCTGAGCCTACAGTATTTGCACTGCGAGATGGCCGCGAAGCACATCGTTTTCTAGAAAGCCGCAAAAGCACTGGGAAAATTTTATTAAGACCATAA
- a CDS encoding MarR family transcriptional regulator, producing MQEETIFEIIHNMDKMTNNLIIQWNKGFNKGLGVTHVLILGHLKVNGKSRPSDMAKALGLTPPTVTHLTEKLVKMELITRSIDENDRRIIYLEITYAGEMILKEANESGQLLRKKIFEKLTDEERQQMLQIYKKLNK from the coding sequence GTGCAGGAGGAAACCATTTTTGAGATTATACATAATATGGATAAAATGACAAACAATCTGATTATTCAGTGGAATAAGGGTTTCAATAAAGGTTTGGGAGTAACGCATGTTCTAATTCTTGGTCATTTAAAGGTAAATGGAAAAAGTCGTCCTTCTGATATGGCAAAAGCGCTTGGATTAACACCACCTACAGTTACACATTTAACCGAAAAGTTAGTAAAAATGGAGTTAATTACCCGCTCCATTGATGAAAATGACCGCCGAATCATTTATTTGGAAATCACATATGCTGGTGAAATGATTTTAAAAGAGGCTAATGAATCTGGGCAGTTATTAAGGAAGAAAATATTTGAAAAACTTACGGATGAAGAAAGACAACAAATGTTGCAAATCTACAAAAAACTTAATAAATAG
- a CDS encoding oxidoreductase produces MNRVKGKVALVTGGASGIGLSSAQLLAKEGANVVIADYSIEGAKKAAKDIEANGGEAVGIFLDAGKEESIKEAVEFTIKHYGKITVLFNNVGSSNLKKDLDVVNMDLEEWDRLMNLNLKSVLLGSRFAIPNMIENGGGSIINTASMAAFAGDSIRAAYGASKAGVVNLTKYIATQYGKQSIRCNAIAPGLILTPAAKNNMSQALLDTFGKYNQLPYHGEPDDIGNTVLFLASDESKFITGQTIKVEGGHYLSNPTIPDFREMTN; encoded by the coding sequence ATGAATAGAGTAAAAGGGAAAGTCGCATTAGTAACAGGTGGCGCTTCAGGTATTGGTCTTTCTTCAGCGCAACTTTTAGCAAAAGAAGGGGCAAATGTAGTCATAGCAGATTACAGTATCGAAGGGGCAAAAAAAGCGGCAAAAGATATTGAAGCAAATGGCGGAGAAGCAGTAGGTATTTTCCTAGATGCAGGAAAGGAAGAATCTATTAAAGAAGCTGTTGAATTTACAATTAAACATTATGGGAAAATAACAGTTTTGTTTAATAATGTAGGCTCATCAAATTTAAAGAAAGACCTAGATGTTGTAAATATGGATCTTGAAGAATGGGATCGATTAATGAATTTAAATTTAAAAAGTGTATTACTTGGAAGTAGATTTGCCATTCCTAATATGATTGAAAATGGTGGAGGATCAATTATTAATACAGCTTCAATGGCTGCTTTCGCAGGGGACTCAATACGCGCTGCTTATGGAGCTTCAAAAGCTGGAGTAGTTAATTTAACTAAGTATATTGCAACACAATACGGAAAACAAAGTATTCGCTGTAATGCTATTGCACCCGGTCTTATTTTAACGCCTGCAGCAAAAAACAATATGTCACAAGCATTATTAGATACCTTTGGGAAATACAACCAGCTTCCTTATCACGGAGAGCCAGACGATATTGGTAACACGGTCTTATTTTTAGCTTCAGATGAGTCAAAGTTCATAACAGGACAAACTATTAAAGTAGAAGGCGGACATTATTTAAGTAACCCGACTATCCCGGATTTTAGAGAGATGACGAACTAA
- a CDS encoding biotin synthase BioB, with amino-acid sequence MNWLQLAQEVIGGKVLNNEEALAILNSEDDELLKLMDGAFAIRKHYYGKKVKLNMIMNAKSGYCPEDCGYCSQSSKSTAPIEKYPFITKDEILEGAKRAFENKIGTYCIVASGRGPTRKDVNTVSEAVTEIKDKYGLKVCACLGILKEEQAQQLKEAGVDRYNHNLNTSERHHSYITTSHTYEDRVNTVEIAKKHGISPCSGAIIGMKETKEDVVDIARALNKLDADSIPVNFLNAIDGTKLEGTKELNPRYCLKVLALFRYMNPTKEIRISGGREVNLGSLQPLGMYAANSIFVGDYLTTEGQEANRDYRMLEDLGFEIELSKKQEEVFCS; translated from the coding sequence ATGAATTGGTTACAATTGGCGCAAGAAGTTATTGGAGGTAAAGTACTTAATAATGAAGAGGCACTAGCAATTTTAAATAGTGAGGATGATGAGCTATTAAAATTGATGGATGGGGCTTTCGCTATCCGTAAGCATTATTACGGTAAAAAAGTAAAGCTGAATATGATTATGAACGCGAAGAGTGGCTATTGTCCTGAGGATTGTGGCTATTGCTCACAGTCTTCAAAATCAACGGCACCGATTGAAAAATATCCTTTTATTACAAAGGATGAGATTCTAGAAGGGGCAAAGCGTGCATTTGAAAACAAGATTGGTACATATTGTATCGTAGCAAGTGGACGTGGCCCAACACGGAAAGATGTGAATACAGTAAGTGAAGCGGTGACAGAAATAAAAGATAAATATGGTTTAAAGGTATGTGCATGTTTAGGAATATTAAAGGAAGAGCAGGCGCAGCAATTAAAAGAGGCTGGTGTCGACCGTTATAATCATAACTTAAATACATCCGAGCGCCACCATTCATACATTACAACATCACATACGTATGAAGATCGAGTAAATACTGTGGAAATTGCTAAAAAGCATGGTATTTCACCTTGCTCTGGAGCGATTATCGGTATGAAGGAAACAAAAGAGGATGTAGTGGATATTGCAAGAGCGCTAAACAAATTAGATGCAGATTCCATTCCGGTCAATTTCCTGAATGCAATTGATGGTACAAAGTTAGAAGGTACGAAGGAGTTAAATCCTCGTTATTGCCTAAAAGTATTAGCGCTATTTCGCTATATGAATCCTACGAAGGAAATTCGTATTTCAGGTGGTCGTGAGGTGAATCTTGGTTCACTTCAACCACTGGGCATGTATGCAGCCAACAGTATTTTTGTTGGCGACTATTTAACGACAGAAGGGCAAGAAGCAAATAGAGATTATCGTATGTTAGAGGATTTAGGCTTTGAAATTGAGCTATCCAAAAAGCAGGAAGAGGTATTTTGTTCCTGA